A window from Citrus sinensis cultivar Valencia sweet orange chromosome 3, DVS_A1.0, whole genome shotgun sequence encodes these proteins:
- the LOC102615911 gene encoding cellulose synthase-like protein D3 yields MASKSFRGSRSNLSTSSDAQELKPPLPPTVTFARRTSSGRYVNYSRDDLDSELGSSDFMNYTVHIPPTPDNQPMDPSISQKVEEQYVSNSLFTGGFNSVTRAHLMDKVIESEANHPQMAGAKGSSCSVLGCDANVMSDERGMDILPCECDFKICRDCYIDAVKTGGGICPGCKEPYKNTDLDEVAVDNGRPLPLPPPAGMSKMERRLSLMKSTKSVLMRSQTGDFDHNRWLFETRGTYGYGNAIWPKDGNFGNGKDGEVAEPQELMNKPWRPLTRKLKIPAAIISPYRVIIFVRMAVLSLFLAWRIKHKNEDAVWLWGMSVVCEIWFAFSWLLDQLPKLCPINRVTDLNVLKDKFETPTPNNPAGKSDLPGIDVYVSTADPEKEPPLVTANTILSILAADYPVEKLACYVSDDGGALLTFEAMAEAASFANVWVPFCRKHDIEPRNPESYFNLKRDPYKNKVKSDFVKDRRRVKREYDEFKVRINGLPESIRRRSDAYHAREEIKAMKLQRQNRDDEPVESVKIPKATWMADGTHWPGTWMNPSSEHSRGDHAGIIQVMLKPPSDEPLLGTAEDTKLIDLTDVDIRLPMLVYVSREKRPGYDHNKKAGAMNALVRASAIMSNGPFILNLDCDHYIYNSQALREGMCFMMDRGGDRLCYVQFPQRFEGIDPSDRYANHNTVFFDVNMRALDGVMGPFYVGTGCLFRRIALYGFDPPRAKEHHPGCCSCCFGRHKKHSSVTNTPEENRALRMGDSDDEEMNLSLFPKKFGNSTFLVDSIPVAEFQGRPLADHPSVKNGRPPGALTIPRELLDASTVAEAISVISCWYEDKTEWGQRIGWIYGSVTEDVVTGYRMHNRGWKSVYCVTKRDAFRGTAPINLTDRLHQVLRWATGSVEIFFSRNNALLASPKMKLLQRIAYLNVGIYPFTSIFLIVYCFLPALSLFSGQFIVQTLNVTFLSYLLTITVTLSILALLEIKWSGIELEEWWRNEQFWLIGGTSAHLAAVLQGLLKVIAGIEISFTLTSKSGGDDVDDEFADLYIVKWTSLMIPPITIMMVNLIAIAVGLSRTIYSVIPQWSRLVGGVFFSFWVLAHLYPFVKGLMGRRGRTPTIVFVWSGLIAITISLLWVAINPPAGTNQIGGSFQFP; encoded by the exons atggcATCAAAATCCTTTAGAGGTAGCCGGTCAAATCTATCAACATCTTCAGATGCTCAGGAGCTCAAGCCTCCACTACCTCCAACTGTGACATTTGCCCGGAGGACTTCCTCGGGTCGCTATGTCAACTACTCACGGGATGATCTTGATAGTGAACTTGGGAGTAGTGATTTCATGAACTATACAGTACACATTCCACCCACCCCTGACAACCAACCCATGGATCCATCAATCTCACAGAAGGTTGAGGAGCAGTATGTGTCGAATTCGCTCTTTACGGGTGGTTTCAATAGTGTTACCCGAGCTCATCTCATGGATAAGGTGATTGAATCTGAAGCAAATCATCCCCAGATGGCTGGTGCAAAAGGGTCTTCCTGTTCAGTCCTCGGGTGTGATGCCAACGTGATGAGTGATGAGCGTGGTATGGACATTCTCCCTTGCGAgtgtgattttaaaatatgcaGGGATTGCTATATTGATGCTGTGAAAACGGGAGGTGGCATTTGCCCGGGGTGTAAAGAGCCATATAAGAACACAGATTTAGATGAAGTAGCTGTGGATAATGGGCGGCCACTTCCACTTCCTCCTCCGGCTGGGATGTCGAAAATGGAGAGGAGGTTGTCTTTGATGAAGTCAACGAAGTCTGTGCTGATGAGGAGCCAAACCGGTGACTTTGATCATAATCGTTGGCTGTTTGAGACAAGAGGAACTTATGGCTATGGGAATGCTATATGGCCTAAAGAtggaaattttggaaatggTAAAGATGGTGAAGTTGCAGAGCCACAAGAGTTGATGAACAAGCCGTGGAGGCCACTAACCCGGAAACTGAAAATACCTGCTGCTATTATTAGCCCATATCG GGTTATCATATTTGTTCGGATGGCCGTTCTGAGCTTGTTCTTGGCATGGAGGATCAAGCACAAAAACGAAGATGCGGTTTGGCTATGGGGAATGTCTGTGGTTTGTGAAATCTGGTTTGCTTTTTCCTGGCTTCTTGACCAACTCCCCAAGCTCTGCCCAATCAACCGTGTGACAGATCTTAACGTCTTGAAGGACAAATTTGAAACACCTACCCCCAACAACCCCGCTGGAAAATCTGACCTTCCAGGCATTGATGTCTATGTCTCTACTGCTGATCCAGAGAAAGAACCGCCTCTTGTTACTGCCAACACTATCTTGTCAATTTTGGCTGCTGATTACCCAGTAGAGAAGCTAGCTTGTTATGTTTCTGATGATGGAGGTGCACTTTTAACTTTTGAGGCCATGGCAGAAGCTGCTAGCTTTGCTAATGTATGGGTTCCATTTTGTCGGAAACATGATATTGAGCCCAGAAATCCAGAATCTTACTTCAATTTGAAGAGGGATCCTTACAAGAACAAAGTAAAGTCAGATTTTGTGAAGGACCGTAGACGAGTTAAGCGCGAGTATGATGAGTTCAAGGTCAGGATCAATGGTTTACCTGAATCTATACGTCGCCGGTCTGATGCTTATCATGCTAGGGAAGAAATCAAGGCCATGAAGCTTCAGAGACAGAACAGGGATGATGAACCAGTGGAGAGTGTGAAGATTCCAAAAGCCACATGGATGGCGGATGGGACCCACTGGCCAGGCACTTGGATGAACCCATCTTCTGAGCACTCTCGGGGTGATCATGCTGGTATAATTCAG GTCATGTTGAAACCTCCCAGTGATGAACCTCTACTCGGAACTGCTGAGGATACCAAGCTCATTGATCTCACTGATGTAGATATTCGTCTCCCAATGCTTGTTTATGTTTCTCGTGAGAAGCGCCCGGGATATGACCATAATAAGAAGGCTGGAGCCATGAATGCCCTAGTTCGCGCCTCTGCCATTATGTCTAATGGCCCCTTTATTCTCAACCTCGACTGTGACCATTACATCTACAACTCTCAGGCATTGAGGGAGGGTATGTGCTTTATGATGGATCGTGGAGGTGATCGCCTTTGTTATGTCCAGTTCCCTCAGAGATTTGAGGGTATTGACCCTTCTGATCGATATGCAAATCACAACACTGTTTTCTTTGATGTTAACATGCGAGCCCTAGATGGAGTTATGGGTCCATTCTATGTTGGCACTGGATGTCTATTTAGGAGGATTGCCCTCTATGGATTTGATCCTCCTCGAGCAAAAGAGCACCACCCAGGTTGCTGCAGCTGCTGCTTTGGCCGTCACAAGAAGCATTCCTCAGTTACAAACACCCCTGAAGAGAATAGGGCCCTAAGAAtgggtgattctgatgatgaagAGATGAACCTTTCTTTGTTCCCTAAGAAGTTTGGTAACTCAACTTTCCTTGTTGATTCAATTCCAGTGGCAGAGTTCCAAGGTCGTCCCCTTGCAGATCACCCCTCTGTGAAGAATGGACGCCCACCTGGTGCTCTTACCATACCTCGTGAACTTCTTGATGCATCAACTGTTGCAGAGGCTATCAGTGTCATCTCGTGCTGGTATGAAGACAAGACTGAATGGGGACAGCGTATAGGGTGGATTTATGGGTCTGTTACCGAAGATGTGGTCACTGGGTATAGAATGCACAATAGAGGGTGGAAATCTGTTTATTGTGTGACCAAGCGTGATGCCTTCCGTGGAACTGCTCCGATAAATCTTACAGATAGGCTTCATCAAGTCCTACGGTGGGCTACTGGTTCAGTTGAGATCTTTTTCTCCCGCAACAATGCCCTCCTTGCCAGCCCGAAAATGAAGTTGCTCCAAAGGATCGCATACCTCAATGTTGGAATCTATCCTTTTACTTCTATCTTCCTGATTGTCTACTGCTTTCTTCCAGCTCTTTCCCTCTTCTCCGGCCAGTTCATCGTCCAGACCCTCAATGTTACATTCCTTTCCTACCTTCTTACCATCACTGTGACTCTAAGTATACTAGCTTTGCTTGAAATTAAATGGTCCGGCATTGAATTAGAAGAGTGGTGGAGAAATGAACAGTTTTGGCTGATTGGAGGCACTAGTGCTCACCTTGCTGCTGTGCTTCAAGGGCTGCTGAAAGTCATTGCTGGAATTGAAATATCTTTCACCTTGACATCGAAATCAGGTGGTGATGATGTGGATGATGAGTTTGCTGATCTTTACATTGTCAAATGGACATCTCTAATGATACCGCCAATCACAATCATGATGGTTAACTTAATTGCAATAGCAGTCGGGTTGAGCAGAACAATTTACAGTGTTATACCACAATGGAGTCGCTTAGTGGGTGGAGTTTTCTTCAGTTTCTGGGTTTTGGCCCATCTCTATCCTTTCGTAAAAGGGCTTATGGGAAGAAGAGGCAGAACGCCTACCATTGTTTTTGTATGGTCAGGACTTATCGCAATCACCATCTCTCTCCTTTGGGTGGCAATCAATCCTCCAGCCGGTACTAACCAAATAGGAGGTTCATTCCAGTTCCCATAA